A stretch of DNA from Hemitrygon akajei chromosome 4, sHemAka1.3, whole genome shotgun sequence:
aaggctttaatgtgctccatgaccagccgcTCAAAATATTTCATAATGTCTGATGTCAATGCCAATGGACAATGGCCACTTAGGcaagttactgtcactttctttggcactggaatgatggttgccACCTTGAAAACCCAGGGGACAATGGATTGTTCCGgagagatgttgaatatatcTGTCAGCACCTCCATCAGCTGGGCttgcagtctttcagaacccgatTTAGTATATTTTCAAGCCCCGCAATTTATGTGGGTTAATCCTGGCCAGGGTCTTTCTCATCTCAGCCAAATGGAATGTCTGCTCccctggggggggcgggggggggggcaggaaggTGCCTTCCTCGCGAACACTTTGTTCTGCGCATCAAACAAACTATGCCATTATAGGAAGCAcactccccacatccactctatatggtCCTATCAATATTCaacaagtttcaatgagatgcccccttaTTCTTCGAAACTTCAGCAGgtacaggctcagagacattaaAAGCTGCTgatacattaatcctttctttCCTATGATCATTCTAGTGAAATTTCTCTGACCCCTCTCTAATGCCATCTCAAGATGCAGAAAAATTGATTCACATTTTAGTTTTTAGTTGATTAGACGGGCTCCTATCAGGTTCCTAAGATAGATATGAATTGGTTGAGCTTGTTCAAAATGCAACAGCAAGAATCTTAACCAAACAAAGAAGAACTGAGGACCTTCCACTGGTTTTGGCATCATGACACTGGCTGCTTATGTACTTTAGGATCAATTTGCAAATACTCTTAATTGTATACAAGGCTTTGAATGATCTAGCTCCTCCCTATATTTTGGAATGCCTATCCTCTTACAGCCCCAATCATAATCTTAGTGTTCCTTGAGCCAAGCATACAAGAACTGGTGATGTTGTCTTTTGCTCTTATGCACCAAAAATCTGGAATACTCACCCAACTGAAATATACCAGGTTAGTACTGTGGAATGTTTCAAAAGACTTATAAAAACCTATTTTTCCACCAAATATTTAGTCTACTTATAGGATTAATTAATGCCTATTGATGTTGATCACATTCATATAATTTGGTATAATcgattacattttattctatataatgtTTGACTCTacttatgatttttaattttgtctcttatttttatgactatattgatttatctttacaatctgtaaagcactttgagcctATATCTTAATGCATGGAAGGTGCTACGTAAATAAAGTTATATTATTACTAGCACATCCTTTCAGATAAAGGGCCCAAGATGCTTATAATACTCAAAGTGTGGTCTttgaaagcctcaacattacatcattgcttctatattctagtcttctcaaaatgaatgccatcattgcatttgccttctttaccacctgtgttaatctttagggaatcctgcacaaggactgcaCAATTGCtgtattttctcccatttagGAAAAGTCTTCACCTTTATtcccaaagtgtatgaccatacacttccctacactatattccattttccacttctttgcccatcttCCTAATATGTCCAAGTcctcctgcagactccctgcatcctcaacactacctgcccctccagctgtCTTCGTATCGtctgaaaacttggccacaaaaccatcaattccgtcattcagatcattgatatatgaTGCGAAGAGAAGCAGTCTcaccactgacccctgtggagcaccaggTGTCACGAggagccaagcagaaaaggccccctttattcccactctttgcttcctgccagtcagacaatcttctatccatgctggtattttTCTGTAATACCCCAGGCACACATCTTGCTTAGCAGCCTCATGGgcagcaccttgccaaaggcctcttgaaaatccaagtaaagaaTATCCATTGAGCTTGGAAATTAGCTTGCAtcaccagtcaaggtgacatcctcagtgtgcaGTTGTTGCTGTTTCTCTCTAGGAGGGCATGCATTTATATAGGCCTTCGATCACTTGCCctggtcctgattggctaccccttcagatCATCTTTAAATTCTTTTGAATCATGTTTTTTTAGCTCTTAGGAGTTCATAGATGTTGTCtattttgatatgtttgtttactatgttatcagaagagaaccacGCTTCTAAAATTTATCATGCCTGCTGCCTGTTTGCCTGTACCAGAACCTCCATGGTGTCCCAgttacctccctcccttcttgaagagtggagtgacatttgcaattttccagtcttccagaaccattccagaatccagtgattcttgaaagattaccaatgcctccacaatttcttcagctaccccttttcagaaccctggggtgcaagTCCATCTGATCccaatgacttatctaccttcagacctttcagcatcccaagcaccttctccttagtaatagcaattacaATCACTTTTGGCCCCTGaccctcaaatttctggcatattttcggcatcttccacagtgaagagaaCAAAATACTTATTGTGCTCATCTATCATTTCtttgtttctcccccccccccaccaccaccaccattactacctctccagcattcttttccagtggtctgatatccactttcacctctctttacATATTTGAAAATATTTGGTATTCATTGATGGTTAAATCAATATTCTGCAGACAGCATCAGATCTTATTGTTTGTGCTAAGGAATTTCCCATCAGTGAGAAAAGGGGGCCCAAAATCAATCATACCAGCCCTTTTGGAAGGTAATGGGCTAAAAACTGTGAATAAGTATTAAGAATGTTTTAGAAAGTGTTATTTTccagttttgtgggccaaaggtgaGATATCTTGGCCAAACAAGTGCCTACAGTTGCTGGAATCCGGAACaacctgcaggaggaactcagcaggttaagcagcatatttggatttttttttgggtggagagagggggggggggaattgggaATTGTCCACATTTGAAGCTGATATCCCACATGATGTTTAAAAATACCAACCTACAGGTGTAAAGATTGTACCAGGGGTTTAGCTAGTTGATAGCAATTAGAATTTGCACACTTGTTAACCAAACCTGGGAGTCAGGCAAATATCATCCCAGGAAGTTTCATCATAAAGTTCCCCAACCTTGGTCTTGTCCACATTACATCATTTTATACAATGGACTTTTCACAagacttttttttgttttctaggAGATTGCACACTAATTCCCATGAAAATGAGATTCAATTAACTTTATATCCTGAAGACCAAGGATtagttgtcattttaaaaaaaactggaagTAGATACTATCTTAATCTTGAAAGTCCCAAAACATACTTGAACCCTTTCAATAACACAATTTACACAGTATCTTCAACGGGGCATAACAACACAGGGCGCTTTGTGGGAGTATTGCAATCCAAACCCGACAAATAAACTGCAGCGGCATAAAGCAAGACATTAAAGCAGAAGGAATAGACATTTCCAGCGATAATGGGACAGCTACAAAGTATTATGAACGAAAATCGGGGCCAAGAAAATATTTTGCAAGGGCTGGAGATTACGGACGAATATTCTAAATCCGGGGTGGCATTTAATAGGAAGCCGAGGGCAGCCCAGTTGTGGAAGACCGGATCACAGTCGATTGAAAAATGCAAGGCTCTGGAGCTGCCGCTCTGCTGTAAGTGTGCATGGTGGTTTCACTTACCGCTGTCAACTCCTCCGAGAGTCCACACTCGGCTGCGATCAGAATCAGCGACGAGCCGTTCGGCTGCTTCATTTGGGCAAAATTATTTTCTAGCTGCTGAATCTGCTCTTCTGTCAAAGTTGCCAGAGTGTCGGACCTACCAGCTGCTCCACTCTGCATTGCGCTGGGTTCCAACACGGTTACCTACTGGAGAGATGCACCAACAGGAGGTGAGGGTGTGATGAGGCTTATTTAACGATTCTGAAACATAATGCCGCCCCCTTTAAAAAAAAGACACCGCCTGTTTCTGACTACAGAGCCTGTGTGGTAACGATTATCCTCCACGGGCGAAATTGTCTTTGCCTTGAAAGACATTGCAGACACAGCTCCACATTTAACGCGGCAAACTCTGTTACGGGCTTGCTGTAATTTTCCAAACATCAAGATCGGCCGTTTAATTCTGCGATTACACAGTCTGGTGATTTGTAAGCCCGCACTGTGTGCGAAAGAGAGAGCGCGCGCGCATACGTCACCTTTACTGCTGTTTATACACCTCACGGAAACCAGGGTAAGTAATGACCCTTGTTCACGTATCACACCGAAACAACCCGCCTTCTTTGGAGGTTGCTAGGACTGATGCAAACCAGGAGCCAAGAATTGGAGTCCACGAGTTTCCCGAagttattcccagatctctcttgTTACCATGCACACTGAATGTTTCCCAGCAAAGCTACGATGCGAAAACAGATACCGAGTGAAAGTAGTGAATTTCGGAGATGATGTTCATGAGAATTTGAGACAGGCCCAAAACAAATGACACAGAACAAGTGTCAGTTCAGTTGAACATTATTCTACCATTGGAGGCAAACAATAACGCTGTAATTTGATAAAGACTCGTATTTCAATAGCGCCTTTCATTGGTTCAGGACGTTCTGAACCACTTTACAACCAATGAAGCACGTTTGAAGTGTTGACACGGTTGCCAGTGTTACTGCTTCATTTCAATTGCTGAACGACAGAACGAAAATTCCATTGACTTACTTCATTTAAATATCCGCTTCAATTCTAATCGCCATTCACTGCCACCAGATTATGACATTTGAAGTAAATTTAGAAACTGATGGAAACACTCTGGCTACATCGATACAAAGAGAACTGTTTTTCACTCCGCAGATCCTGCCTGGgcgctgagtatttccagcatcgatttttttccccttagatttccagcatctgcagcttttgaaTTTAAGTTATATGGAAAACTGGTTTGGCCGCAAATTCCCAGTCTTTTCACAGTCAAATAATTGATGCAAAGTAGAATCTGGAAATATTCACTGGATCAATCTATACGTCGCTGAACACCTTCTCAGCCTTAATCCCGCCCTAGGTTTCAATGCGTTTCTGACTCTAAGCATCAGTGACATCCGTGGACTCAATAAATCGATACCTTCCTTCCAGCTGTTATGTCAATAGGGGAATAAACATCGCTTCCCCCATCACCATTCCCTATCACAGAAAGAGTGtacaaatcagaatcatgtttctTATCGCCGACATTTGTCATGAAACTACTTGCTTAGCCACAGCTATATAGTCAAGATTTAAAAATTACTATGttagaataaataagtaaatagtccaaattgaggtagtgttcaaggacagttcagaaatctgacgatggaggggaagaagctgttcctaaaacatccaGAGTGAGTCTTAGAGTTCCTGTACCCCCTTCAGAATGATAGTAACAGGAAGAGGGCATGCCCCAgatggtaagggtccttaatgatacatGCCACCTACTTAAGGATGTCCTCAATTGTGGGGAGGGTTATGCTCCTGATAGGGCTGGCtgggtctacaaccctctgcaagctCTTTCCATCCTGCACAAATCTGGCCATTGATATGGTAATGATGAGTGTGAGCCCAGTGTGAATGGGGTGTCTGCAGACAATACTGTGGTTAATCTGACATTCACATTGTGCTGAGACTGGCAGTCAGTGGATGACAGTGAAATTGGGCTCACTGTTTTGTCATCTATTGTGAGGATAAGTTTCTCTCAAAAACAGTTcacctgccaaaatgaaatacttGGCTAGAGATGGCATGTTCCTGTCTACGTAGCAGGATGTGAATAGAACACAAGAGCAAGGATGCAACGTTGagtctttataaaacactggagaggcctcacttggagtattgtcactagttttgggccccttagaaatgatatgctgacactggagagggttcaaaggagtttaccaaaatgattccaggattgaacaaattgtcatatgaagagcatttgatggctctgggcctgttggCCTGTCTTCACTAGAAGtcagtagagtaaggggtgacctaattgaaaccagttgaatggtgaaatgtcttgatagagtggatgtggagaggatgtttccgatggtgggagagtctaggtccagagggcacagcctcagaatagaggggtgtccttttagaaggagatgaggaggaatttctttaaccagagggaaaatctgtggaatttgttgccacaggcacctATGGAGACCAACTCTTGGCAAatatttaaggtagagtttgatagatttttgagtagtcagggcaggaagggatatagggagaaggcaggagattagggctgggTGGAATAatatgatcaaccatgatgaaatggcggagcagacttgatgggccaaatggcctaattctgttcctatatcttatggtctatgtgGGTCCAGGGCATTTCAGCTGTAGTGTAGTTTGTGTCTAAAGTTGTTTATGTGCCTAAAGGTGCATTCAAAACTCACTCTTGGGATGAGATCTAATGTCCAGTCCCATTCTGTTGCAGTTGGCTTATTTCAAGTGAGACAGTTAAATCAAAATCTTTCAGAAAATATACAAAGGCAGTATTTTGAAGAGAA
This window harbors:
- the hopx gene encoding homeodomain-only protein, whose amino-acid sequence is MQSGAAGRSDTLATLTEEQIQQLENNFAQMKQPNGSSLILIAAECGLSEELTAQWFKQRMAKWRQSEGFPAESGSVKD